Proteins encoded within one genomic window of Candidatus Binatota bacterium:
- the queA gene encoding tRNA preQ1(34) S-adenosylmethionine ribosyltransferase-isomerase QueA, with protein MFDYELPEELVAQYPPARRSDSRLMVVDRRSGRISDAVFNELGDILRPGDTLVLNDSRVFPARLLTRRVTGGRVELLLLELPRSGRARSMYKASRPLREGQQLLLENGGSVSVLGPVQSGRCVVNFGDGDAGSIIEANGQVPLPPYIKRPAVADDKERYQTVYAHRQGSVAAPTAGLHFSSRMLAELGDRGVGRCSLTLHVGPATFLPLRNDLGDPVAPEEEWYEVGDDAVSAVRRCRSDGGRVVAVGTTSVRTMETVADGERGLLRGSGTTGLFISPGYQFEVVDVLLTNFHLPGTSLLQLVAAFAGRELAAHAYNEAVKRRYRFYSYGDAMLVL; from the coding sequence TTGTTTGACTACGAGCTCCCGGAAGAACTCGTAGCCCAGTATCCACCTGCCCGACGCAGTGATTCGCGACTGATGGTCGTCGATCGGCGCTCGGGCCGGATAAGCGATGCCGTGTTCAACGAGCTCGGGGATATACTGCGGCCGGGCGATACCCTGGTGCTCAATGATTCGCGGGTTTTTCCGGCTCGCCTGCTGACCCGCAGGGTCACCGGCGGTCGCGTTGAACTGCTTCTGCTTGAGCTGCCGCGCTCGGGACGCGCGCGCTCCATGTACAAGGCTTCGCGCCCCTTACGCGAAGGGCAGCAGCTGCTGCTCGAGAACGGAGGCAGCGTCAGCGTGCTGGGGCCGGTGCAATCCGGGCGCTGTGTCGTTAATTTTGGAGACGGCGACGCTGGCAGCATCATCGAGGCAAACGGGCAGGTACCGCTTCCTCCGTATATAAAGCGCCCAGCGGTGGCCGATGACAAGGAAAGGTATCAGACTGTTTACGCCCACAGGCAGGGCTCGGTCGCGGCACCGACGGCGGGCCTTCACTTCAGTAGCAGAATGCTCGCAGAGCTTGGCGACCGGGGAGTCGGCCGTTGCTCGCTGACCCTGCACGTGGGGCCTGCCACCTTCCTGCCCCTGCGCAACGATCTCGGGGATCCCGTTGCGCCGGAAGAAGAATGGTACGAGGTAGGAGACGACGCGGTGTCGGCGGTGCGTCGCTGTCGCAGCGATGGCGGCCGGGTGGTTGCGGTAGGTACCACCAGCGTTCGCACAATGGAGACGGTGGCTGACGGAGAGCGTGGGCTGCTCCGAGGCTCGGGTACCACGGGTTTGTTCATTTCGCCGGGCTACCAGTTCGAGGTAGTAGACGTGCTCCTCACCAATTTTCATCTGCCGGGCACAAGCCTTCTCCAGCTGGTAGCGGCTTTCGCCGGGCGCGAACTGGCTGCCCACGCGTACAACGAGGCAGTCAAACGTCGCTACCGTTTCTACAGCTATGGCGACGCCATGCTTGTACTGTAA
- the tgt gene encoding tRNA guanosine(34) transglycosylase Tgt — MDFEVSTASDCAGRSGTLKTEHGDVPTPLFMPVGTAGTVKGLTPDQLSSAGVRMLLANTYHLHLRPGVGCIESLGGLHRFMAWDGPVLTDSGGYQVFSLGKNVKVDEAGAVFRSHIDGSKVHFTPESVARTQRALGVDVAMVFDVVTGNGSDRRAAESAAGLTLRWAARSKELPIDEQPGASFGIMQGGLFEDLRRQNSEGLLELDFPGYAVGGLSVGEEREKTMHMAEYSVGLLPADKPRYMMGMGTPEDLVALCGMGYDMFDCVLPTRNARNCTLFTSRGIVAIRNSRYANDPDPVDPRCSCYTCSNFSAAYLNHLAKRHEMLGATLASLHNVAFYQDLVEEIRGALVAGTYGKFADNFFARYRGEK; from the coding sequence ATTGATTTTGAAGTCAGCACGGCCAGCGATTGCGCGGGCCGCTCGGGAACTCTGAAGACGGAGCACGGCGATGTGCCCACACCCCTGTTCATGCCGGTGGGCACGGCGGGGACCGTCAAGGGTTTGACGCCAGACCAATTGAGCTCGGCCGGGGTCAGGATGCTGTTGGCTAACACTTACCACCTGCACCTCCGGCCGGGCGTGGGTTGTATCGAGTCCCTCGGGGGGCTGCATCGTTTCATGGCCTGGGACGGACCTGTACTGACCGACAGCGGAGGATACCAGGTGTTCAGCCTGGGAAAGAACGTCAAGGTCGACGAAGCGGGCGCGGTGTTTCGTTCTCACATAGATGGCTCCAAGGTTCACTTTACGCCCGAGTCGGTGGCCCGTACTCAACGAGCCCTGGGCGTAGACGTGGCCATGGTCTTCGACGTCGTGACCGGCAACGGCTCTGACAGGCGCGCGGCAGAGTCTGCAGCCGGCTTGACCCTCAGGTGGGCGGCGCGGAGCAAGGAGCTGCCGATAGACGAACAGCCGGGCGCCTCTTTCGGCATAATGCAGGGAGGACTTTTCGAGGATCTCCGCCGGCAAAATTCCGAAGGGTTGCTGGAACTCGATTTTCCCGGCTATGCGGTCGGAGGTCTGTCGGTGGGCGAGGAACGAGAAAAAACCATGCACATGGCTGAGTACAGCGTAGGCTTGCTTCCCGCCGACAAGCCGCGCTACATGATGGGCATGGGTACTCCGGAGGACCTGGTCGCCTTGTGTGGCATGGGTTACGACATGTTTGATTGCGTTCTTCCCACTCGCAACGCACGGAATTGCACGCTGTTTACCTCCCGGGGGATCGTAGCGATACGAAATTCTCGCTACGCAAACGACCCTGATCCCGTGGATCCTCGTTGTTCGTGCTACACTTGCAGTAACTTTTCCGCGGCTTACCTCAACCACCTGGCAAAGAGGCATGAAATGCTGGGCGCTACACTGGCCAGTCTGCATAACGTTGCGTTCTACCAGGATCTGGTAGAGGAGATCAGGGGAGCACTGGTGGCGGGAACATACGGAAAATTCGCCGACAACTTCTTCGCGCGATACCGAGGGGAAAAATAG
- the yajC gene encoding preprotein translocase subunit YajC → MFEGVLLAQAGGQPGGVQAFLPLILILAVFYFLLVRPQQKRAKEHKAMVDNLKRGDQVITSGGLYGRLVEVSEDVVTLEVASNVKVKFQRSQIGELARDDKKEGKG, encoded by the coding sequence ATGTTTGAAGGGGTGCTGCTGGCCCAGGCTGGTGGACAGCCAGGAGGAGTGCAGGCTTTTCTGCCGCTCATTCTCATTCTTGCGGTTTTTTATTTCCTCCTGGTGAGGCCGCAGCAGAAACGCGCCAAAGAACATAAGGCCATGGTCGATAACCTCAAGCGTGGCGACCAGGTGATTACCTCCGGGGGGCTCTATGGCCGCCTGGTCGAGGTCAGCGAGGACGTGGTCACTCTCGAAGTGGCTTCTAACGTGAAGGTCAAGTTCCAGCGCAGCCAGATCGGCGAGCTGGCCAGGGACGACAAGAAGGAGGGGAAGGGGTGA
- the secD gene encoding protein translocase subunit SecD, whose translation MVGELPSWWPGAFPSESIRLGLDLQGGIHLVLEVDSDKAVANQVDFLSQQLKRELRDEEIATRDWTVDGDTGFSFDLVSRSKRDRVDSVIADRYGNVEAAATNDGRRLSYRFIQPEVDNIKQLAVDQALETIRNRVDEFGVNEPTIQRTGKDGILIQLPGVQDPERAKTLIGRTAQLEFLLVADQPGKAGEKILSGFEVDPLTGGRYDVQYNLEPEVIMTGEVISDARHRPGQLGDSPYVLITLNGHGASIFERVTRESVGRQLAIVLDGKVQSAPVIRERIGGGVASITGNFTLDEARDLAIVLRAGALPAPVTIAEERTVGPSLGRDSIVNGTRSFMLGGVMVILFMMVYYRFSGFLADLSLVLNVLILLGVLAGFEATLTLPGIAGIVLTLGMAVDANVLINERVREELRQGQPPRAALDAGYSRALPAILDSNLTTFLAGLILFQFGSGPIKGFALTLCVGIGSTIFSAVFASRVFHDLTIVRSNNRSLSI comes from the coding sequence ATGGTCGGCGAGCTGCCGTCGTGGTGGCCCGGTGCGTTTCCTTCCGAGTCCATACGCCTGGGTCTGGACCTTCAGGGGGGCATTCACCTGGTACTCGAGGTGGATTCCGATAAGGCCGTCGCCAACCAGGTGGACTTTCTCTCGCAGCAGCTCAAGCGTGAGCTTCGAGACGAGGAGATAGCGACCAGGGACTGGACAGTGGACGGTGACACGGGCTTTTCGTTCGACCTCGTGAGTCGATCCAAGCGCGACAGAGTAGACAGCGTCATTGCCGACCGTTACGGCAACGTGGAAGCTGCTGCCACCAACGACGGCCGACGTCTCTCCTACCGTTTCATCCAGCCGGAAGTCGACAACATCAAGCAGCTGGCTGTCGACCAGGCGCTGGAGACCATCAGGAACCGGGTGGATGAATTCGGCGTTAACGAGCCGACCATTCAGAGAACCGGTAAGGATGGCATACTCATCCAACTGCCGGGTGTCCAGGACCCCGAGAGGGCCAAGACCCTGATCGGACGTACGGCCCAGCTCGAGTTCCTGCTCGTTGCCGACCAACCCGGCAAAGCTGGAGAGAAGATTCTTTCGGGCTTTGAAGTCGACCCGCTTACGGGTGGGCGCTACGACGTGCAGTATAACCTGGAGCCCGAGGTTATTATGACCGGCGAGGTCATCTCGGACGCTCGCCACAGGCCCGGCCAACTGGGCGATAGCCCCTACGTGCTGATCACCCTCAATGGGCACGGCGCGAGCATTTTTGAGAGGGTCACCCGCGAGAGCGTGGGCCGGCAGTTGGCGATTGTTCTCGACGGCAAGGTGCAGAGCGCGCCGGTGATCCGCGAGCGCATAGGAGGCGGGGTCGCGTCTATAACGGGAAACTTCACGCTCGACGAAGCCCGCGACCTGGCCATAGTCTTGCGCGCCGGTGCGCTGCCCGCACCGGTTACGATCGCTGAAGAACGTACTGTTGGTCCATCCCTGGGCCGCGACTCGATTGTCAACGGCACGCGCTCGTTCATGCTTGGTGGCGTCATGGTGATCCTCTTCATGATGGTTTACTATCGCTTTTCGGGCTTCCTGGCCGATCTTTCATTGGTGCTGAACGTGCTTATTCTTCTTGGGGTCCTCGCAGGCTTCGAGGCCACTCTCACCTTGCCCGGTATCGCGGGAATCGTTCTGACCCTGGGCATGGCGGTTGACGCCAACGTCTTGATAAACGAGAGGGTTCGCGAAGAGCTGCGCCAGGGGCAACCCCCGCGTGCGGCCCTCGACGCGGGTTACAGCAGGGCCCTGCCAGCCATTCTCGACTCCAACCTTACAACCTTCCTGGCAGGCTTGATCCTGTTTCAGTTCGGCTCGGGGCCGATTAAAGGATTCGCCCTTACCCTGTGTGTCGGCATCGGCAGCACTATCTTTTCGGCTGTCTTTGCCAGCCGCGTGTTTCACGATTTGACGATTGTGCGTTCAAACAACCGTTCGTTGAGTATTTAA
- the secF gene encoding protein translocase subunit SecF, whose product MLEIVKPGININFIKLRRIAFTFSALVIGVGLLSLLMKGGLNYGIDFTGGLMVHVGFEDEISIGQVRSAVDDVGLGDISVQEFGAQGHEYLLRVPSGDSSVGGGRAATIKEALRDSLPGSGFEELRTEIVGPRVGKELRRRGILSVLFATLMMGAYIALRFQLRFGVGAGIALLHDVVVTIGALSLANVEIDLSVVAGLLTVVGYSVNDTVVVSDRIRENMKKFSRDDMGLLINTSINETLSRTVLTTGTSLLVLFALFFVGGGVIHGFAYTLIIGLSVGTYSSVFIASPVVEYMKGGAR is encoded by the coding sequence ATGTTAGAGATCGTAAAGCCTGGGATTAACATCAACTTCATCAAGCTGAGACGTATTGCGTTCACGTTCTCAGCTCTGGTCATCGGGGTTGGCCTGCTGTCGTTATTGATGAAGGGTGGGCTGAACTACGGCATCGATTTTACTGGCGGGCTGATGGTGCACGTGGGTTTCGAGGACGAAATATCTATTGGCCAGGTGCGCAGTGCCGTTGACGACGTGGGCCTGGGCGATATCTCGGTTCAGGAGTTCGGTGCCCAGGGGCACGAGTACCTGCTGCGAGTACCGTCCGGGGATTCCAGTGTCGGTGGAGGGCGCGCTGCTACGATCAAGGAAGCACTGCGCGATTCCCTACCAGGATCCGGTTTCGAAGAACTCCGCACCGAGATCGTGGGCCCTCGAGTAGGTAAGGAACTCCGCCGTCGGGGCATCCTGTCGGTCTTGTTTGCGACATTGATGATGGGCGCCTACATCGCGTTACGTTTCCAACTCCGCTTTGGTGTTGGGGCCGGTATCGCTCTTCTACACGACGTGGTGGTAACCATCGGGGCACTTTCGCTCGCCAACGTTGAAATCGACCTGAGTGTCGTCGCGGGCCTGCTGACGGTGGTGGGGTATTCGGTCAATGACACGGTAGTGGTGTCCGATAGAATCAGGGAAAACATGAAGAAGTTCTCCCGCGATGACATGGGTTTGCTGATAAACACGAGCATCAACGAAACCCTTTCCCGCACCGTTTTGACCACTGGCACATCGCTGCTGGTGTTGTTCGCACTGTTTTTCGTGGGCGGTGGAGTGATCCACGGCTTTGCCTACACCCTGATAATCGGCCTTTCTGTCGGAACTTACTCTTCTGTTTTTATTGCCAGCCCGGTCGTGGAATACATGAAGGGCGGAGCGCGTTGA
- a CDS encoding class I SAM-dependent methyltransferase — protein MVDLQQQDMGVQEPHRSRLYSDFSGMYDRVFTRVFASRIETVVSGLGIEPGARVLEVGVGTGLSLDSYPEHCHVTGIDVSEDMLERARKKLDPEAHAHIKLECMDAMDLPFEDGSFDYVTAFHVVTVVPDPRRLVQEMARICKADGDVVIINHFSSQRRAVRAVVNMVDPLTRRLGWSTRLALDEVLGKRSLRLKNRYKTSPWSLFTVVEARKEVDFLPGS, from the coding sequence ATGGTTGATCTCCAACAGCAGGATATGGGCGTTCAGGAGCCCCACCGCAGCAGGTTGTATTCTGACTTTTCGGGCATGTACGACCGGGTTTTTACTCGGGTTTTTGCTTCACGTATTGAAACCGTCGTGTCTGGCCTGGGCATTGAACCCGGTGCTCGCGTACTAGAGGTCGGGGTCGGGACCGGCTTGTCCCTCGACTCTTACCCGGAGCACTGCCATGTCACGGGAATCGACGTGTCGGAAGACATGCTCGAGCGGGCTCGCAAGAAGTTGGACCCCGAAGCCCACGCGCACATAAAGCTCGAGTGCATGGACGCGATGGACCTACCCTTCGAAGACGGGTCTTTTGATTACGTGACCGCTTTCCACGTTGTAACCGTCGTGCCGGATCCTAGGCGGCTCGTCCAGGAGATGGCCCGCATCTGCAAGGCAGATGGCGACGTGGTCATCATCAACCATTTCAGCAGTCAACGTCGGGCGGTAAGAGCGGTCGTCAACATGGTAGACCCGCTCACCCGGCGACTGGGTTGGAGTACTCGCCTGGCGCTCGATGAAGTACTCGGTAAGCGTAGTCTCAGGCTCAAGAACCGTTACAAGACCTCCCCCTGGTCCTTGTTTACGGTCGTCGAAGCCCGCAAGGAAGTAGACTTTCTGCCGGGCAGTTGA
- a CDS encoding MCE family protein, which translates to MKDTGNQSFAVGALTITTLVIVMVAVFLVGQEQRFWEGKNHYRIEFTRTNGLLEGAHVALNGVSVGSVRKMRFPSDPRAQYVEVQLSVSSSVANRIRQDTVGRIQTLGMLGDKYVELSAGSVDAELLAPGNLIRSVDPVDYEAILGQSGDVVSNAIEVTALLRQVLNDVLTGEGVVGRLINDKDFGLSFMEDVNSTAASLESASARIDRLAARVEQGEGTMGKLLSDDGRVDAIIENLEDASADVADFAGSLNEGKGTLARLAHDEQFAAETLDSFRYSSTSIAAITSKINQGEGTLGKLVNDAALYDGANSWVSGSSRGGFWKLLGRGLSFFVPGTEQGSSPPTETP; encoded by the coding sequence GTGAAAGATACTGGCAATCAATCCTTTGCTGTAGGCGCGCTCACTATCACCACCCTCGTGATAGTCATGGTCGCGGTGTTCCTGGTCGGACAGGAGCAACGCTTCTGGGAGGGGAAAAACCACTACCGCATCGAGTTCACCCGGACCAACGGATTGCTGGAGGGTGCCCACGTGGCCCTCAACGGCGTATCGGTCGGCTCGGTGAGAAAGATGCGCTTCCCTAGCGACCCCCGCGCCCAGTACGTGGAGGTGCAGTTATCGGTCTCGAGTTCTGTGGCCAACCGAATACGACAAGACACGGTCGGGCGCATACAGACGCTGGGCATGCTGGGCGACAAGTACGTGGAACTCTCTGCTGGTTCGGTTGACGCCGAACTGCTTGCCCCCGGAAATCTCATCCGCTCGGTCGATCCGGTCGATTACGAAGCCATCCTGGGACAGAGCGGTGACGTTGTGAGTAACGCTATCGAAGTAACTGCTCTCCTGCGGCAAGTACTCAACGACGTGCTGACCGGAGAAGGCGTGGTAGGACGCCTCATCAACGACAAGGATTTTGGCCTTTCCTTCATGGAGGACGTCAACAGCACCGCTGCCAGCCTTGAATCTGCGAGCGCCAGGATAGATCGCCTCGCTGCACGGGTTGAACAGGGAGAGGGGACCATGGGCAAGCTGCTATCCGATGACGGGCGCGTCGACGCCATTATCGAGAACCTGGAAGACGCCTCGGCCGACGTCGCGGACTTTGCCGGCAGCCTCAACGAAGGAAAGGGCACCCTCGCCCGACTTGCTCACGACGAGCAATTTGCCGCCGAAACGCTCGACAGTTTCAGATATTCATCGACCAGTATCGCCGCCATCACCTCGAAGATAAACCAGGGCGAAGGTACCCTGGGTAAGCTGGTGAACGACGCTGCGTTGTACGATGGCGCTAACTCCTGGGTGTCGGGCAGCAGCAGGGGTGGTTTCTGGAAACTCCTTGGCCGCGGCCTGTCTTTCTTTGTTCCCGGCACAGAACAGGGTTCTTCCCCCCCCACAGAGACTCCCTGA
- a CDS encoding ATP-binding cassette domain-containing protein, with product MLECRDLYRSFGDLEVLIGTNFIVKRGETVVIMGRSGCGKSVLLKHLNGLYRPDRGSVFFDGEEISGKSEKELVSVRRRIGMLFQAGALFDSLTVGENVAFPLERYGLYPGDARADRIAELLSFVSLEGTEDRMPSELSGGMRKRAALARTLALEPDLLLYDEPTTGLDPVTGHQVNRLLRDLQARLGLSAVVVTHDVNTARYVADKIAFLYDGGIREIGTVEGVFASTDPVISGFLYPDSARPGPR from the coding sequence CTGCTTGAATGTCGGGATCTGTACCGTAGTTTCGGCGATCTCGAGGTGCTCATAGGCACCAACTTTATCGTCAAGCGTGGGGAGACGGTGGTCATCATGGGCCGCTCAGGCTGCGGTAAGAGCGTGCTGCTCAAGCACTTGAACGGTCTCTACAGGCCCGACAGGGGAAGCGTGTTTTTCGACGGCGAAGAGATCAGCGGCAAGAGCGAGAAGGAACTCGTCTCGGTACGTCGCAGGATAGGAATGCTCTTCCAGGCGGGTGCCCTGTTTGATTCTCTAACCGTCGGCGAGAACGTCGCGTTTCCGCTGGAGCGCTACGGCCTCTACCCGGGTGACGCCCGCGCCGACCGCATCGCCGAGCTGCTCTCCTTCGTGAGCCTGGAGGGCACAGAAGATCGCATGCCCTCCGAACTGAGTGGGGGCATGCGCAAGCGCGCAGCCCTTGCCCGCACGCTGGCCCTCGAACCTGACCTGTTGCTCTACGACGAGCCCACCACCGGCCTGGATCCGGTCACCGGGCACCAGGTAAACCGCTTATTGCGGGACCTGCAAGCCCGCCTGGGGCTAAGCGCGGTCGTGGTTACTCACGATGTAAATACGGCAAGATACGTCGCAGACAAGATTGCCTTCCTGTATGATGGAGGGATACGAGAAATCGGAACGGTAGAGGGTGTGTTCGCCAGTACGGACCCCGTGATCAGCGGGTTTCTCTACCCTGACTCCGCCCGGCCGGGGCCTCGTTAA
- a CDS encoding ABC transporter permease, which produces MRKKISQLGEMVVLFRDALVTGLRDPPSRTAVISQMHEVGVRSLSIVNLTAVFTGMVMALQLGWFLSTFGAKIFVSRVVGFAIISELGPVLTALMIGGRVGAGMAAELGTMKVTEQVDALRALGTDPVQHLVVPRLVAIIVMLPLLTAMADLVGVLGGMVIAWLELSVAPSFYFTSLVQFLTLGDLWRSLAKATVFGAIIGTIACHQGLKARGGADGVGHATTATVVKASITVLVTNFFLSKALLMFT; this is translated from the coding sequence GTGCGTAAAAAGATCTCCCAACTCGGTGAAATGGTTGTGCTGTTCCGCGACGCGCTGGTCACCGGCCTGCGCGACCCTCCGTCGAGAACCGCAGTGATCAGCCAGATGCACGAAGTGGGCGTACGTTCTCTCTCGATCGTAAACCTGACCGCGGTTTTTACCGGCATGGTAATGGCCCTTCAGTTGGGCTGGTTCCTGAGCACCTTCGGCGCCAAGATTTTTGTCAGCCGGGTGGTCGGCTTCGCCATCATCTCCGAACTCGGGCCCGTTCTCACCGCCCTGATGATTGGTGGACGCGTGGGTGCCGGCATGGCAGCCGAGCTGGGCACCATGAAGGTCACCGAGCAGGTAGACGCCCTGAGAGCTCTCGGCACCGACCCTGTCCAACACCTGGTAGTGCCGCGGCTGGTGGCCATCATCGTCATGCTGCCCCTGCTCACAGCAATGGCCGATCTCGTTGGGGTACTCGGGGGCATGGTCATCGCCTGGCTCGAGCTGTCGGTGGCTCCCTCCTTTTACTTCACCAGCCTCGTTCAGTTTCTCACCCTTGGGGACCTGTGGCGCAGCCTTGCCAAGGCCACCGTGTTCGGCGCGATCATAGGTACCATAGCCTGCCACCAGGGGCTCAAGGCGAGGGGCGGCGCTGACGGCGTGGGCCACGCCACGACTGCAACCGTGGTCAAAGCCTCCATAACCGTGCTGGTGACAAACTTCTTCCTCAGCAAGGCACTGTTGATGTTCACATGA
- a CDS encoding Na+/H+ antiporter subunit G, with the protein METLISIALVCGTFFTVTASLGLLRMPDVYSRLHAVTKASTLGTAGVLAGSALHALEAGQGFLPEILTVIFVALTNPVGAHMIARSAYLIGIRMADISVIDEMQRAGEHAHTSHDKD; encoded by the coding sequence ATTGAGACTCTCATATCGATCGCGCTGGTTTGCGGCACATTCTTTACCGTAACCGCTTCGCTGGGCCTGTTAAGAATGCCCGACGTCTATTCTCGGCTGCACGCGGTAACCAAGGCTTCTACCCTGGGTACGGCCGGCGTCCTCGCAGGATCGGCGTTACATGCCCTGGAGGCCGGGCAGGGATTCCTACCGGAGATTCTCACGGTCATATTCGTGGCCCTGACCAACCCGGTGGGTGCTCACATGATCGCTCGATCGGCCTACCTCATTGGGATTCGGATGGCCGACATCTCGGTTATCGACGAGATGCAACGGGCCGGCGAACACGCGCATACCTCCCACGACAAGGACTGA
- a CDS encoding Na(+)/H(+) antiporter subunit F (subunit F of antiporter complex involved in resistance to high concentrations of Na+, K+, Li+ and/or alkali) translates to MLESVASWCLVFLSLSLLVSLYRVVRGPSVADRVIAADTMTTSVLAVVVVGAILADSRDYTDTVMALAVVSFFGTVAFARYLVRGRPVD, encoded by the coding sequence ATGCTGGAGTCGGTAGCAAGCTGGTGCCTGGTTTTCCTCTCGCTGTCCTTGCTGGTGTCGCTCTACAGGGTGGTCCGGGGACCGAGCGTAGCGGACAGGGTCATTGCCGCTGACACCATGACAACTTCGGTACTTGCCGTGGTGGTGGTCGGAGCCATCCTGGCTGACAGCAGGGATTACACCGACACTGTGATGGCACTGGCCGTTGTCAGTTTTTTCGGAACCGTAGCCTTCGCGCGTTATCTCGTCAGGGGCCGGCCTGTTGATTGA
- a CDS encoding Na+/H+ antiporter subunit D (subunit D of antiporter complex involved in resistance to high concentrations of Na+, K+, Li+ and/or alkali; contains an oxidoreductase domain; catalyzes the transfer of electrons from NADH to ubiquinone): MNNLCVLPVVIPMAAGVLLIFTHARPALSRAIAISANILSLGVALALVETVRADGIQLLAFGNWPAPFGIVFTVDMLSALMVAVTMVVSTATLLFASVSLDDLLEKNFFYPLFQFLLMGVNGAFLTGDLFNLFVWFEVLLVSSYGLMALGSQAYQLQETFKYLVVNALSSALFLIGIALIYGATGTLNMADLVFKFPALAESGMAGVITVIFLVVFGIKAALFPLYVWLPRAYYGPPTVIAGLFGGLLTKVGVYALFRTVTLFFAPASSFVLPLLSFVAGATMLLGVLGALSQWDFKRILSYHIVSQIGYMIMGLAIYTPLALAGGIFYIIHHILVKTSLFLVAGAVEKRYGTTNLRALGGAADGSPLLATLFMLAGLALAGAPPLSGFVAKFMLLRSGLEAANYVIVAVSIVVSFLTLYSMMKIYRYVFWREETETAIVVPGEPVRTFAIASLVTLSLVMGLGGALLLPYVEIAAAQLLDPAAWGTVVLEARVR; the protein is encoded by the coding sequence ATGAATAACCTCTGCGTGTTACCGGTTGTCATTCCGATGGCTGCCGGCGTGCTGCTCATATTCACCCATGCGCGCCCCGCCTTGTCGCGGGCGATAGCGATCTCGGCCAACATCCTCTCTCTCGGCGTAGCACTGGCCCTGGTAGAAACGGTGCGTGCGGACGGCATACAGCTTCTCGCATTTGGTAACTGGCCGGCCCCCTTCGGCATCGTATTCACGGTGGACATGCTATCGGCGCTGATGGTGGCAGTGACCATGGTGGTTTCGACAGCGACCTTGCTTTTCGCGAGCGTGTCTCTCGACGACCTTCTTGAAAAAAACTTCTTCTATCCCCTGTTCCAGTTTCTTCTAATGGGCGTCAACGGCGCCTTTTTAACGGGAGACCTTTTCAATCTCTTCGTGTGGTTCGAAGTGTTGCTGGTCAGCTCTTACGGTTTGATGGCCCTGGGCAGCCAGGCTTACCAGTTGCAGGAAACCTTCAAGTACCTCGTCGTCAACGCGCTGTCCTCGGCCCTCTTCCTGATCGGGATCGCCTTGATCTACGGCGCCACGGGTACGCTCAACATGGCCGACCTCGTCTTCAAGTTCCCGGCCCTGGCCGAGTCCGGGATGGCCGGGGTGATTACTGTTATTTTTCTCGTTGTTTTCGGCATCAAGGCCGCCCTGTTTCCACTCTACGTCTGGCTGCCGCGGGCTTACTACGGCCCACCGACCGTGATTGCGGGTCTGTTCGGCGGTCTGCTTACCAAGGTGGGAGTCTACGCGCTCTTTCGTACAGTCACGCTGTTTTTCGCGCCGGCCTCAAGTTTCGTGTTGCCCTTACTTTCCTTCGTGGCCGGCGCGACCATGCTGCTGGGCGTACTCGGCGCGCTGTCACAATGGGACTTCAAGCGGATCCTGTCCTACCACATCGTCAGTCAAATCGGCTACATGATCATGGGGCTTGCGATCTACACCCCCCTGGCACTGGCGGGTGGCATCTTCTACATCATCCACCACATCCTGGTGAAGACCTCTTTGTTTCTCGTCGCGGGAGCCGTGGAAAAACGCTACGGCACGACCAACCTGCGGGCTCTAGGCGGTGCCGCTGATGGCTCGCCCCTGCTCGCCACCTTGTTCATGCTTGCGGGCCTCGCGCTGGCCGGGGCGCCACCGCTGAGCGGCTTCGTCGCCAAGTTCATGTTGCTGCGCTCAGGCCTCGAAGCGGCCAATTACGTGATCGTTGCGGTCAGCATCGTGGTGAGCTTTCTTACTCTCTACTCGATGATGAAGATTTACCGCTACGTTTTCTGGCGTGAGGAAACCGAGACCGCCATCGTTGTCCCGGGAGAACCGGTGAGGACTTTTGCCATCGCGTCGCTGGTGACACTCTCGCTCGTAATGGGCCTCGGCGGCGCGCTGTTACTTCCCTACGTTGAAATCGCCGCCGCCCAGCTGCTCGACCCGGCTGCCTGGGGAACAGTTGTCCTTGAGGCTCGCGTAAGATGA